The Cellulomonas sp. S1-8 genomic sequence CACCGACGGGCGACGCGGGGGCCGAGGTCGCGGTCGCCGTGCCCGAGACCTCGTCGACACACGCGAACAGCTCGGTGATCGTCGTCATGGTGCTCCTCCGGAACGTCCGGGGACCGAGCAGGTCCCGCGCTTGCCGGCACCGAACGGGGCGCGGCCAGGTCGTCACCCGGGGCACCCCACCGCGGAGGAGGGTTGCCGGCCAGCGAGCCGGGGCTTGACGCTGGCGCTCATGACCTGGGACGAGGATCGGCCTCACGGCGCATCCGTGTCAACGCAGACTCTCATCATGCGAGACGCACCGTCTCGCATGATGTCGCGCCGGCGGGCTTCGCCATACCCGCATCCGGTGCGTATGCTTTTCTGCATGCGAACAACGCTGCACCTGCCGGACGCCCTGTACCGGGACGTCAAGGCCGCCGCCGCGCAGTCCGGTCGGACGGTCACCTCCGTCGTCGAGGACGCGCTGCGGGCCGAGCTCGCCCGGTTCCGTGCCGGCACCACCGACCGCACACCGTTCCGCATCGACGCCGTCGGCACGGGCGGCGTGCTGGCGGGCGTCGACCTGGACGACTCCGCCGCGCTCCTCGACCTGGTGGAGGGCCGGTGATCCTGCCGGACGTCAACGTCCTCGTCGGGGCCTTCCGTGCCGACGCCGCGCGGCACGACGCGTTGCGCACCTGGCTCGAGGCCGCGGTGGAGGCACCCGAGCCGCTCGGCCTCACCGACGCGGTGCTCGGCGGCACCGTGCGCGTCCTGACGCACCCCCGGGTCTTCGTCCGGCCCAGCCCGCTGCGCACCGCGCTCGACCTCGTCGAGCAGCTGCGCTCGCACCCCGGGACCGTGCGCGTGGCACCAGGCTCGCGGCACTGGGAGCTGGTCGCCGACCTGTGCCGGGCCGCCGACGCCCGCGGCAACCTCGTGGCCGACGCCCAGCACGCCGCCGTGGCGGTCGAGCAGGGCGCGACGTGGGTCTCGCAGGACCGCGACTTCGCGCGCTTCCCCGGTCTGCGTTGGAAGGTCGCCGTCGAGGCATGAGGCGCTGCGAGGGTCAGGCGACGCGGGGGCGCCTCAGGTCGTGCACCATCACGACGCTGCGGTACGACTTGCCGGGCCACTGCACGACGTCCGCGTCGACGAACCCCCACCGGCCGTACATCTCCCGCAGCGGCCCCGCGGGCTGGGCGGTGTCGAGACCGACCGACCGCATGCCCCGCGCGCGCGACCACTCGCGCACGACCCCCCACAGGAACGTCGCCAGCCCCCGGCCGCGCACGTCCGGGTGCACCGCGAGCTGGTTGAGCCACACGCGGTCCGGCTCGAGGGCCAGGCCCGTCAGCGCCTTGATGCCGCGCCCGGGCGGGCTCGTCGCCGTGACCGTGCCGACCAGCGCGCCCGTCGGGTCGACCAGCACCCACGAGGCACCGACCCCGAGGCTGCGGTTCGCGGTCGTCACCTCGTCCTGGCTCGCGCCGGTGAAGTTCAGGCCGCGGGCCGCCAGGTCGGCGTAGGACTCGTGGAGCAGCCGCGTCAGCGCCGGCACGTCGTGGGGCGTCACGGGTCGCAGCACGAGGTCGTCGGGGGCGTCCATCGCGCCCCAGCCTGGCACGCCTCCCCGACCGGGCGCAGTGGACGACGCGCGACGTGAGACACCCCGCCGACGTCCACCACCCGTGGCGTAGCATCCCCTCGACCATCCAGAGCGGCCGAGAGATCTGGCTCGACGACGCCGCAGCAACCCGCACGGGCAACCGTGGCCGAGGGTGCTACCGCCAGACGATGGGAGGACCATGAGCGTGCAGCCACGTCCCGCCCCGGGCTACGCCGGGGACATCACGCCGACCGAGGCGTGGGACCTGCTGGAGAACCGCGAGGACGCCGTGCTCGTCGACGTCCGCACCGACGCCGAGTGGCGCTACGTCGGCGTGCCGGACCTGCGGGGCCTCGGCCGCCAGGCCGCGCTCGTCGAGTGGGTGTCCTACCCGTCGGGGCAGCCGAACCCGCGCTTCCTCGAGCAGATCGCCGCGGCCGGCGTGACGCCCGGCGACGGGCGCCCCGTGGTGTTCCTGTGCCGCTCGGGGCAGCGGTCGATCGGCGCCGCGCGCGCCGCGACCGACGCCGGGTACGGGCCCGCGTACAACGTCCTCGAGGGCTTCGAGGGCGCGACGGGTCCCGACGGGCACCGCGGCCACGTGGGCTGGC encodes the following:
- a CDS encoding CopG family transcriptional regulator — its product is MRTTLHLPDALYRDVKAAAAQSGRTVTSVVEDALRAELARFRAGTTDRTPFRIDAVGTGGVLAGVDLDDSAALLDLVEGR
- a CDS encoding rhodanese-like domain-containing protein; protein product: MSVQPRPAPGYAGDITPTEAWDLLENREDAVLVDVRTDAEWRYVGVPDLRGLGRQAALVEWVSYPSGQPNPRFLEQIAAAGVTPGDGRPVVFLCRSGQRSIGAARAATDAGYGPAYNVLEGFEGATGPDGHRGHVGWRADGLPWVQP
- a CDS encoding type II toxin-antitoxin system VapC family toxin, which codes for MILPDVNVLVGAFRADAARHDALRTWLEAAVEAPEPLGLTDAVLGGTVRVLTHPRVFVRPSPLRTALDLVEQLRSHPGTVRVAPGSRHWELVADLCRAADARGNLVADAQHAAVAVEQGATWVSQDRDFARFPGLRWKVAVEA
- a CDS encoding GNAT family N-acetyltransferase; this translates as MDAPDDLVLRPVTPHDVPALTRLLHESYADLAARGLNFTGASQDEVTTANRSLGVGASWVLVDPTGALVGTVTATSPPGRGIKALTGLALEPDRVWLNQLAVHPDVRGRGLATFLWGVVREWSRARGMRSVGLDTAQPAGPLREMYGRWGFVDADVVQWPGKSYRSVVMVHDLRRPRVA